Below is a genomic region from Luteolibacter flavescens.
AGGTGGCCGTGCACGGATCGCACCCCGTTGGGGCGCCTGTCGTGCGATGGGAAACCCGGGCCGATGGCCCGGGCTGAGGGATGGGCGGGCCGATGGCCCTGGAGAAGCCGGGATGGTGCGGGAAGGTCGGCGTGGTCCGGTTTGCCAGATGTAGTCGGATTGGTGAAAATTCCGTGATCGAACTGGTGACGGTTCGGGGCGGAGCAGAGAGCCGGGCATCGGGTCGTTCAAGAGCGCCAACGGCGCGGCCATTCCTCAGCCCCGGGCAACGCCCGGGGTTTTTGGGGTGCGCAAGAATGGCGGCCTGAAGGGCCGCGATATGTTGGGGGCGCCGGAGACGTTGTGAGGGATGATACGGGGTGCGTGCCGATGATGTTGCCGGTGATGATTTCAATTTCCCATGTCGTGGGGCGATGGGGCGCCGTTCCGGTTGGGGTGGCCTTTCCGAATATCACGGGCCTTCAGCCCGTGTGGATCGCCGGGTTGGGAACCCCGGGCGTTGCCCGGGGCTGAGGGATGGGCGGGCCTTTGGCCCTGTAGAACCGAAGATGGTGTTGTGAGGTCGGCGGGTTTCGATTGGCGGGCCGGGGCGTGGGGTGGCTGCACAAAAAAAAGAGCGCGGACTTGGGTCCGCGCTCTTGGGGTGATGTGGGTCGTTTCCTTCCTCCGTGCGGCCTTACGGCTCGCTGGGGATGGAGTAGTAGATCTGCTCCAGGGACATGACGCAGTAGGCGGTGACGAGGACGGGGTTCGACTCCATCCAGCGGGCGTTCTCGTTCGTCCAGGAGCCGTCCTCGCGCTGCTTGCTGAGCAGGGCATTCGCCAGGTCGTTGCGCCAGTCGGCTTCCTTGCCGTCGGCGAGCTTGAACTTGTTGATGTTCGCGACGGAGAGCGCCTTCGACATCGTCTGGTAGTAGTAGAAGAGACCCTGCGCGCCCATGCCCGGGTTTTCGCTGAGGGTGTAGTTCTTCCCGAGCCACTCCTTCACGGCGACGATGCGCGGATCATCCGGGCCGAGCTTAGCGTAGATCATCGAGAGCAGGCCGGCGTAGGAGATGGAGCCGTAGGAGCGCAGCGCGGTGCGGCCGTCGGGCAGCTTGTCTTCACCGGCCTTTGTCTCGGCCGGGCCGTAGCGGAAGCCGCCCTTGTTCTGCGGGGACTCGGCGGTCTCCGGCAGGGCCTTGCCGCCCTCGAGATTCTGGCAGCGGGAGAGGAAGGTGATGGCGGCGTCCCAGTCCAGGTCCGGCTGGTCGCCGTGCTTGCCGTCCTCGATGACCTTTTGCGAAAGCGCGATCGCCTCGATGGCCAGGTAGGTGTTCGACATGTCGGAGCGGTCGTTCTTCGAGCCGTAGCCGATGCCGCCGTCATTCGGATTGTCGGTCTCCTTCTTCTGGCCGATGTCCCACTGCTGGTCGATGAGGTGGTTGCGGCCCTTCACGATGGCGGGCTCGTATTCCGGCAGGCCGCCCGCGGTCAGCGCGGTCACGGCGGTGGCGGTATTGTAGACGCTGAGGCCCTTGTTGTAGATGCCGCCGTCTTCCTTCTGCTGCTTCAGCAGCCACTGGAAGCCCTTGGCGATGTGGGGCGGCAGGTCGGCCTTCGGGTCGCGGCCGGGGTCGCGGGCACCGGCGGTCAGGGCGAGCGCGGTGAAGGCGGGGAGCTCGGCGTCATCCCAGTGGCCGTCTTCCTTCTGCTGCTTGGCCAGCCAGGCATTGCCACGCGCGATGGCCTGCTTGATCTCGACCTGCAGCGAGAGATACGGGTTGTTCGTCTCCTGCGCCGGTGCGAGCGCGATGGTGGACGCGAAAGCGAGACAAAGAGCTGTTTTCATTTTTTGGCTGCTGGCTGCTTGTGGGGTGTGATGGTGACGGTGACCTTGGTTCCTTCCGTTGGCACACGCTTGGGGAAGGGCAACCAGACTTCGTCCGAATTGTTGTCCTTGCCGGAGAAATTGATCAGCGCGGCATTGCTCAGGAAAATCGCGATGTAGTCGCCGGTCAGGTCGGCGACGAATTTGCCATCATGAATGCCGGAGCCGCCATAGACCCACGGGTCCGCGGCGGGCATCTGGGCATTCGTGGTGCCGTGGGAGATCCAGTCGTTCAGCTTGGCGGTGCGGGTCTTGCCCTCGGCCTCCCACTCGACGCCGATGTCCAGCCGGGCACCGGCCTTCACGTCGTCCGCCACCTCGTGGAACTTGTTCGACATGGTGCCGTTCTCGTTCGCGATGGAGTAGAGCTCGGCGGAGGCCGGGTAGCGCAGCAGCTTGAAGGCGAGATTGATGTCGGTGGCGGAGGTCTCGGTGACGAGCAGCGACTCGTGGACCTTGCCATTCACGTGGACGAGGGCGAATTCCAGCAGCTCGCCGCCTGCCATGTTCACGGCGGCGGGGAAGCGGATCTCGCGGGTCTTGCGGTTCAGGATCACGTCGCCGATCTGTACGCGCTCCTTGTCCAGCTCCTTCACCGGGGGCTCCACGGGAGCGACGGGCTGGTCCGGGGCGGGCAGGGTGCTCGGCTCGACGGGGGCTCCCATGCCGCCGGGTCCGCCGGGGAAGGGAGATGCCGGGGCCTCCTGTGGCTCCTTCTTTTCCGGCTCCTTGGTTTCCTTGGCATCAGGCTTCGCCGGTGCCGGATCGGCACAGAGCAGCGGGCTCGCAGCGAGCAACAAAAGAAAAGGACGGATCATCAGGCGAAGCTTCCCCTGAGAAACGGGTGCGTCCAGCGTTCTCTTAGGGCCGATCGGGCGATTGCAGCGATTTTCCGAATTCCGACCACTCCAAGCGGGTGATGCGGGTGGAGAGCGCGGGGATGGGCTCGTCCGTCTCGGACAGGGAGTCCGGCGGGGTGAAGTCCGTGGTGGCAGCGAGTTGCGAGGCCACCAGGCGATACACGCCGCGCAGGATTTCCCGGCGCAGCTCGGCGGGGTCCTCCGGCAGGGCGAGCTCGATGATGCCGGTGGAGGCGGCCTTTTCGCCATCGGCCAGGATCTGCAGCGACAGCGGAGGAGGCTCCGGCGGGGGTGGTGGCGGGGCTGGCTCGGGGTCCGCCTTTGCCTTGCCCTTCGTTTTTGGCTTGGGCTTCGGCTTGGCCTTTTTCGCCGGCTGCGGCGGGTCGGGCTTGTCCACGCGCGGGACGAATTTCACGAGCCCGGCGGAGGAGTTTGCGGTGATGCGGGCGGCCTCGTCGAGCAGGCCCTCCAGCGCGGGGTGGGAGGTGGTGGACTTGCCGAGCACGGCCTCCAGCACCAGCGGCTTGGAAAGGGGGTCCACGCTCCATGGCGCGACGGACGGGCGCAGGCGCTGGATGCCGGCGGTGGCGGCGGCGCGCTGGGCATCGTCCGGCTTGCACGAGTCGATCACCCGCTCCCAGGCGAGCAGGGCGCGGGCATTCCCGCTCTGCTCCTCCAGATTCACCGCCAGCTCGATGAGCGCGGCGGCACCCTTGTCGGAAAATTCGCGGAAGGCATCGAGCGCGGCCGGGGCGAGCGGGTCGCCGGGGTCGATCACCGGCGGCGGCTTGATCGGGGACTGGACCTCGCGGTCCACGTCTCCCCCGGCATCGGGCGAGGTGTCGCGATGCGGCTTTGTCAGCGCGGCGGAGGTCTCGGAGCGGATCTGCCGCAGGCGGTCCTCGGACGGCTGGGTCATGAAGTCCATGTCCTTCGTCCACGCCCACCACGGCACCGCCACCGCGGCGGTGGCCAGCGGGATCACGAGGAGGATGGGGACGCGCTTCACGGGCGGCATCATGGGCGAATCCCCGCGTCACCGCAAAGGGCAAGTTTCCCGCTCCAAAAAAGTGTCACTCGCGGCTTCTGGGGCGGGCGGGGATGGAGGCTACTGCTGATATTACCGCGGAGACGCAGAGGTCGCGGAGGAACGCGGAGGATTTGGAGCGTTTGACGCAAGGTCGTAGCCGAATCGTGCGGGATGATTGAGGTCGGCTTTCCCGATGGGTAGATGCTTTGATTTCACCGCCAAAGAACGCGAAAAGGCGCGAAATCTGAAAGGCAGGAAGAGGAATTCAGCTCCAAAAATTTCGCGGGATTTCGCGTTTTTCGCGGATCGATCTTCCTCTCTTTGAAGGTCTGCAGGAGGGCTACAGTTCAAAGTAAAATGCTCCAGAAAGCGGGCGCCCTTTTGGCTGGGGTTTCGTAGAAAGGAAACTCCTGCCTTTTTCCGTGACCCTCTGCGACCCCTGCGTCTCCGCGGCGAACCTCTCCTGCGGAAATGAAAAACGCGCCCGCGGACGAACCGGGGCGCGCTTTGGAAAAAAGGAAGTCCGGTGGCGGATCAAGCCTTGGCGGCTGCCTTCACCTGCATGGCCTTCTTGCCCACGCGGTTGCGGAGGTAGTGGAGCTTGGCGCGGCGGACCTTGCCCTTGCTGACCACTTCGATCTTCGAGATGCGCGGGGTGTGGAGCGGGAAGACACGCTCGACGCCTTCGCCGTAGGAGATCTTACGGACGGTGAAGGAAGCATTCACGCTCGTGCCGCGGCGGGCGATCACGATGCCTGCGAAGATCTGGACGCGCTCCTTGCCGCCTTCGACGACCCGCGTGTGGACCTTCACGGTATCGCCCACGTTGAAGTCGGCGACGTCGGCCTTAAGTTGCTCCTGCTCGATCTTTTTGATGATGTCCATGGCGGTCCTCCTTGCTTTGAAAATGGCTGATCCCGGCACCCGGCGGCGCGAGGGGCGGGAGAACTAGGGGAACGTCCCGGCGAATGCAACCGCGAAATTTGCGAATTTCCGCCGGATTTTTCAGGTTCATCCCTCGTTTTTGAAGCTCAGCAGGGCTCCGCCGTCCGCGCTGCGGCCCGCGACGGTGCGGTAGAAGCAGTCATTCCGGCCGGTGTGGCAGCATCCGCCGCCGAGCTGCTCCACGTAAACGACCAGCGCGTCCTGGTCGCAGTCGGTGCGGATTTCCACCACCTTCTGGACCTGGCCGGAGGTCTTGCCCTTGTGCCAGATCTCCTGGCGGCTGCGCGACCAATAGACCGCCTCGCCCAGCTCCAGCGTGAGCGCGAGCGACTCGGCATTCATGTAGGCCAGCATCAGCGGCTCCTTCGTGGCGGCATCGATCGCCATGGCGGGGATCAGGCCGTCGGCGTCGAACTTCGGGGTGAACACCAGGCCTTCTTCGAGCGACTTCTTGTCACCGGGCAGCGGGAACGAGTTCATGCGGGCGGCTGTAAACGCGGCGGGGCAGGGGGGCAAGAGCCAAGGCGGCTGTCGCCGCTTGCCGGATGCTGGCAATCATTCATAGGGTAGGCGTCAGATCCCGGGAATCTGTGATTCTCGGCATCCTGCCATGACCACGCTCACCATCCGCATGCCCGATGAAAAGGCGAACCGGCTCCGCGAAATGGCGCGGCAGCGGGGGATCAGCCTGAACAAGCTCATGGAGGAACTCTCCACCTTGAGCCTCGCTGAATTCGACGCCGAGACCCGATTCCGTGCGAGGGCTGCGCGGGGGACTGCGGGGGAGGGATTGTCGATCTTGGACAACCTCGACGAGAGATTCTCCGCGAATGCCGAGGACTCATGAGAGCGACACTCGGAGCCATCGCGCTCGCCTTGGCCTCTGGTGTGCTCGGTTGGTCGCTGGGGGATCGTGACAAGGCGACTCGTCAATTCGACTACACCGTTTACCAGCCTGCTCTCTACTCGCTGCACGTCAGGGCGGTGGATGTCGCGAGCGGTGAGCCGCTGGCGATGAAGGTGTCGTGGGATGAGGAGGTGTCGCCTTTCGTGAAGGGCAGCGGCCCGTGCATGATCGAGGAGTTCGCCGATGGCTCGGAGTCGATCCATGTGACCGGCCTGCCGCTTGCCGGTGGCTTGGGATTCACGATCTCGGCGGAGGGTTACAAACCGGAGACCATCACGGTGTGGGGGCACGGGGGCGGTATCCGCACGTCGATGCCGGATGACGTGGTGACCGTGAAGCTGGAGAAGCAGCCGACGGGGAATTGAATCGGGCCGATTTGGGGGCGGATTTCTCCCGATGCCGCGATTTTTTCCAAACCTTGCCGTGGTCAGGGACGTGGAAGGGGGCCACCTTTGCCCTGCCGGGTGGCCGGATCTCCTCTTCTGCCGCCATCCATGAATCCCGTCCGACGCTCATTCCTCGCCGCCACTGCCGCCCTGTTTTTCTCGATGATCTCGCCCGTGCTCGCGGACAGCGCCACCGACCGGCCATCGGAGAAGTCCTGGACCATCGCGGTCATCCCGGACACGCAGTATTATATCCGGAAGGCGGAGGACGCGGTCCTCTTCACGGAGATCACCCGCTGGCTGGTGGAGCACCGGGAGCGCTACAATATCCAGCTCGCGCTGCACGTCGGCGACATCGTGGACGCGAATACGAAGGAACAGTGGGAGCGCGCGAAGACCAGCCTCTCCGTGCTGGATGGCAAGATTCCCTACGTCCTCGCGGTGGGAAACCACGACCTCGGCAAGAATTCCTCCGACCGCAGCACGATGCTGAACGACTACTTCAAGATCAGCGACAACCCGCTGAACGAGAAGATCTTCGGCGGTGCCTACCAAGAAGGCCGGCTGGAGAATGCCTGGTACCGCTTCAGCCACGGCGGGCGGGACTACGTGATCTACTCGCTGGAATTCGGCCCGCGGAAGGAAGTCGTGAAATGGGCAAACGAGATCGCGGCGAAGCATGAGGACAAGCGCGGCATTCTCGTGACGCACGAGTTCAT
It encodes:
- the hisI gene encoding phosphoribosyl-AMP cyclohydrolase is translated as MNSFPLPGDKKSLEEGLVFTPKFDADGLIPAMAIDAATKEPLMLAYMNAESLALTLELGEAVYWSRSRQEIWHKGKTSGQVQKVVEIRTDCDQDALVVYVEQLGGGCCHTGRNDCFYRTVAGRSADGGALLSFKNEG
- a CDS encoding prenyltransferase/squalene oxidase repeat-containing protein, whose amino-acid sequence is MKTALCLAFASTIALAPAQETNNPYLSLQVEIKQAIARGNAWLAKQQKEDGHWDDAELPAFTALALTAGARDPGRDPKADLPPHIAKGFQWLLKQQKEDGGIYNKGLSVYNTATAVTALTAGGLPEYEPAIVKGRNHLIDQQWDIGQKKETDNPNDGGIGYGSKNDRSDMSNTYLAIEAIALSQKVIEDGKHGDQPDLDWDAAITFLSRCQNLEGGKALPETAESPQNKGGFRYGPAETKAGEDKLPDGRTALRSYGSISYAGLLSMIYAKLGPDDPRIVAVKEWLGKNYTLSENPGMGAQGLFYYYQTMSKALSVANINKFKLADGKEADWRNDLANALLSKQREDGSWTNENARWMESNPVLVTAYCVMSLEQIYYSIPSEP
- the rplS gene encoding 50S ribosomal protein L19, yielding MDIIKKIEQEQLKADVADFNVGDTVKVHTRVVEGGKERVQIFAGIVIARRGTSVNASFTVRKISYGEGVERVFPLHTPRISKIEVVSKGKVRRAKLHYLRNRVGKKAMQVKAAAKA
- a CDS encoding YdjY domain-containing protein; the protein is MIRPFLLLLAASPLLCADPAPAKPDAKETKEPEKKEPQEAPASPFPGGPGGMGAPVEPSTLPAPDQPVAPVEPPVKELDKERVQIGDVILNRKTREIRFPAAVNMAGGELLEFALVHVNGKVHESLLVTETSATDINLAFKLLRYPASAELYSIANENGTMSNKFHEVADDVKAGARLDIGVEWEAEGKTRTAKLNDWISHGTTNAQMPAADPWVYGGSGIHDGKFVADLTGDYIAIFLSNAALINFSGKDNNSDEVWLPFPKRVPTEGTKVTVTITPHKQPAAKK
- a CDS encoding ribbon-helix-helix protein, CopG family; this encodes MTTLTIRMPDEKANRLREMARQRGISLNKLMEELSTLSLAEFDAETRFRARAARGTAGEGLSILDNLDERFSANAEDS
- a CDS encoding metallophosphoesterase; its protein translation is MNPVRRSFLAATAALFFSMISPVLADSATDRPSEKSWTIAVIPDTQYYIRKAEDAVLFTEITRWLVEHRERYNIQLALHVGDIVDANTKEQWERAKTSLSVLDGKIPYVLAVGNHDLGKNSSDRSTMLNDYFKISDNPLNEKIFGGAYQEGRLENAWYRFSHGGRDYVIYSLEFGPRKEVVKWANEIAAKHEDKRGILVTHEFIDQESTLFSDDGLPRRTVAKTKNSPHSYGIGKGGDVHGGEELWQAFVSKHPGIEFVVNGHYKPFERVKPGSDELRWVAGPAISRRTDHYPDGRPVHQMLFNTQWSPRGGEGWLRLLEFLPDGKTVKVWSISPYLERTKGVAAGWPVTPEMRFTLEVPEAKAR